From Thalassotalea psychrophila:
ACAGTATTATTTAATGGTGCATATAAAGAACCATCTTCAGCGCTTGGTGATATTTTCGGTAATATGTTTACTGCTGGAGTAACTCGATTAGCGCCAAGAGGTATTCAAAAGTTTGAATGGGATCCTGAATCAAATACTTTCTCAAAAACGTGGACCGATATTTCTACCGATAACAGTGACTGGATGGTACCAGTAGTATCAGCTAAATCAAACATGATATATACCCCTAGTAAAACAGGTTTACGTTATGAATATGTAGGTTTGGATTGGACTACGGGTGAAGTTAAAGCGCGCTGGCCTATGCCAACAACCAGCAGTCATTATAACTTAAGCTTAGGTATTGCTTATTTCTTAGATGACGGTGATATGATTGTTGGTGGTTACTTTGATACCAAGCGTATTGATTTTAACCGAAAATAGTCCTTAGCCACTCTGGCTAAATAAACCACAATTCTTTTTAAGGGTTGTGGTTTTTCGTTTTTATGGATGAAAATACTGAAGGTTTTACAGCCAGATGAAAAGGGAGCTTCATGAGAGTCATATTCTAATAAATACAGCATCATAATCTGAAAGATTTGGCATTTAGGTTTTTGTATATTTCTCCAGTATTTTAAGAATTGGAGTCGGCGATGTATCAGTATTTTATTTTAATTTTATCTTTGGTTTGTTTTAACGTTAATGCTCAAAATTTTATCGACCATAAGAAATGGAAGGTGGGGGTAGGTTCATTATCATTAATGCCTGACATTGACGAGCAGCTTTCTCTAGACGGTGCTCCTCTTTCGGGCATGTCGTTTGAAATAGACACAGTGGATAAGCTGGTGTTGTTTACTTCCTATCGTTTTAGTGAAGAACTTTCAATTTCAGCAATGATAACAACACCGATTAAAGCAACCGTAGAACTGCGAACTCCCATCTCTACGATAGATGCAATAGATTTTGAGGCATTACCTTTAGCATTGGCGATACAATATTCTCCTGAAGTATTGCGATGGAACAATTTATCACCTTTTATTGGCGTTTCACCTATTTATTTGTTGATTCAAAATGAGCAGTTAACCGATGAATTTGATTACCTGGCAAATACAAGCTTTGGCTTAACTAACGGAGAATTAGCGGTAGACAGTGAATGGAGTATTTTGTGGCAAACAGGCGTGGATTATCATATTAACGATAATTTATCGTTTCGTGCTGTTGTGATGTATTTTTATGGTGAAACATCAGCGACCGCAAGTTTTGATGATGGTCATCAATTCATTGCTGATATTGATTATAAAGTGCCGGTGTATGCGCTAAGTTTAGATTACAAAATCTAATATCTATAGAAATCAAATAGTAACTTTCTGTATTTATTAACAAGGTGGGATGAACCAGTTGTAGAGTCTGCCATTAGTTTGCTCCTAGAAATGAAATACTTTGTTAGCGTTAATTATTGAGCTTTATTTTGTGTCAGTAAAATCAACATTACTGACGGTTTTATAAATGAAAAGTACGCTGTCATCATGCGCGAGCCTAAGCGAGACGCAGGACCGCCTGACGTATGTTGTTGTTCTAAAAAACAATTAAATCAAACCATTATAAGCACGCTATAACTGTAGGAGGTACCGGATGTCGCTAGGGCTCCTCAGGCATGACGGTGTATATTTTATAGTTTATTTTGACTCCAATATGGCATTAACTGACTCGAACAACAACGAACGATAATATAGCCATATAAAAATACCACCCTCTGCAAAGAGGGTGGTATTTAATAAATATCCTATTTATCTTTTGCTAAAACTAACTCGCTTTTTTCTGCGGGATCACATAATCAGTAGTGGTTTTTACATAATTCAGGAAAAAATCAATCGCTTTCGGGTTTTTCATCGATTCACGACTTGCCGCTTTTTCTAATGGCCAACCTAATAATACTTTACGTACCGGTATTTCCAATTTTTTACCGGTTAAGGTGTATGGTACTTCTGGGATAGCATAGTATTTATCTGGTACGTGACGTGGAGAGCAATCAGTACGTAATAATTTAGAAATAGTTTTCTCTAACTCTTGCGTTAATTCAACACCGTCGGCTAATTGTAAAAACATCGGCATAAAGAATTCACCACCGGGTAATTCAATACACATCACTAAACTGTCAATGATTTCTGGCATTTTTTCAAC
This genomic window contains:
- a CDS encoding OmpW/AlkL family protein, whose protein sequence is MYQYFILILSLVCFNVNAQNFIDHKKWKVGVGSLSLMPDIDEQLSLDGAPLSGMSFEIDTVDKLVLFTSYRFSEELSISAMITTPIKATVELRTPISTIDAIDFEALPLALAIQYSPEVLRWNNLSPFIGVSPIYLLIQNEQLTDEFDYLANTSFGLTNGELAVDSEWSILWQTGVDYHINDNLSFRAVVMYFYGETSATASFDDGHQFIADIDYKVPVYALSLDYKI